CTGGAAATGGGCGGCAACAATCCGCTGATCGTGGAAGACGTGGCCGATATCGATGCCGCCGTGCACCACATCGTCCAGTCCGCATTCGTGTCGGCCGGCCAACGCTGCACCTGCGCGCGCCGCCTGCTGCTGCCGCAAGGGGCGTGGGGCGATGCGCTGCTGGCCCGATTGGTTGAAGTCACCGCCAAGCTGAAAGTGGGGCAGTACGACGAGCAACCGGCACCGTTCATGGGTGCGGTAATTTCCAATGCTGCTGCCGAAGCCCTGCTCAAGGCACAGGCCTGGCTGCTGGACAACGGCGGCAAGAGCCTGCTGGAAATGCGCCGCCTGACACCGGATGCCGCCATCCTGTCGCCCGGCATCATCGACAGCACCGCGGTGGATCGCCCGGATGAAGAGTTCTTCGGCCCGCTGCTGCAAGTCATCCGCTATGCCGACTTTGACGAGGCCATCGCCATTGCCAACGACACCCGCTTTGGCCTGGCTGGCGGTGTGCTGTCGGATAGCCGTGCTCTGTACGAACGCTATCTGCTGGAAAGCCGTGCTGGCGTGGTCAACTGGAACAAGCCGCTGACCGGCGCTTCCAGTGCCGCTCCCTTCGGTGGTATCGGTGCCTCTGGCAACCATCGCCCCAGCGCCTACTATGCCGCGGATTACTGCGCTTACCCGGTGGCTTCGCTGGAGTGCGACAGCCTGACCGTGCCTGCCCAACTTTCTCCGGGGATTACACTGTGAACGCCTATGAAGTGAATTTTGACGGCCTGGTTGGGCCGACGCACAACTACAGTGGCCTGTCCTTTGGCAATGTGGCGTCCACCAGCAATACCAAGGCGGTGTCCAATCCCAGACTGGCTGCTAAGCAAGGCCTGGCCAAGATGAAGGCGCTGCACGACCTGGGTTTCAAGCAGGGCGTGCTGGCCCCGCACGAGCGGCCGGATGTGGCCAGCCTGCGCCGCCTGGGTTTCTCTGGCACCGACGGCGAAGTGGTGGCCCGTGCCGCCAAGGAAGCCCCGGCCATTCTGGCGGCAGCCTCGTCGGCTTCCTGCATGTGGACGGCCAATGCGGCCACAGTCAGCCCGTCTGGCGATACCGCGGACAAACGCGTGCACTTTACCCCGGCCAATCTGAACAACAAATTCCACCGTTCCATCGAGCATCCGACCACCCGCCGCTTGCTGCAGGCCATGTTTGCCGATGAGCAGCATTTCATGGTGCATGAGGCGCTGCCGGCGCAGATGCACTTTGGTGATGAAGGCGCGGCCAACCATACCCGTTTCTGTGCGGAATATGACGGTGCCGGGGTGGAGTTCTTTGTGTTTGGCGCAGCGGCATTCGATGGCCGCTACCCGGCACCGCAGCGCTTCCCGGCGCGGCAGACACTGGAAGCCTGTCAGGCGGTGGCGCGCCTGCATGGTTTGTCGGAATCCGGCGTGGTGTATGCCCAGCAGGACCCGGCCACCATCGATGCCGGTGTGTTCCACAATGACGTGATTTCTGTGGGCAACCGCAATGTGCTGTTCCATCATGAAAAGTCCTTCCTGGAACAGGGCAGGGTGCTGGATGAACTGTCGCGCAAGCTGGCAGCTGCGGGTGGGACGTTTATCCCGGTGGAAGTGCCGGATGCTGAAGTGAGCGTGGCCGAGGCGGTAAAGAGCTATCTGTTCAACAGCCAACTGCTGTCCAAGCCGGATGGCAGCATGATCATCGTGGTGCCGGAAGAGTGCCGCAACGTCGAGCGCGTGTGGAGCTATCTGCAAAAGATGAGCAGCAGCGGTGGCCCGATCAACGAAATCCGCGTATTCGACCTCAAGCAGTCGATGCAGAATGGCGGCGGCCCGGCTTGCCTGCGCTTGCGGGTGGCGATGTCGGCCAGCGAGATTGCCGCAGTCAACCAGGGGGTGCTGATGAGCGATGATCTGTTCGCGACGCTGAACGCCTGGGTGGAACGGCATTACCGCGATCGCCTGAGTGCGGATGATTTGGCCGACCCCTTGCTGCTGGACGAATGCCGCACGGCGCTGGACGAGCTGACGCGCATCATGCGGCTGGGTGCGGTTTATCCCTTTCAACTGAGTTAGCGTGATGAACTGGCAGACAGAGCAAGGACGTGTCCCCGATGCATTCTGCCTGCATGTCAGTACGCCAAGCACAAAAGCCACCTGCGGGTGGCTTTTGTGCTGTTATGGGGCAGGCCGTTGAATTTTGCTGCATTGTGGGGCAATAACTAGGAATTCCGTCATGAAAAACTGGCCCGACTTTTGCTCTAGAGCCCTCTATCAGCAGTTTTTTGCTGTTTTCGCCAAGCTTTGCGTGACGAGCCATGAAATTTTTCTGGCAAGGCATGTCTTGCTGTAATGAATTGAATTGTATCCCGAAGATTGTATACATTCGAATGAGTGCGAAAATTCTATGTTCGCATTGGAATGTGAATGAACATTTCTTTTCGGAAGCGAATAATTTCAAGGAGAAACATGTCAAAAATGTGAAAATACAGGCTGGTGATGGTGTGTTACAGCGCAGCAGGGATATCCAATTTTATCTTGTTGCGGCGCAGTAATATTTCCTTAAAAAAATCAATAAAATCAATCGCTTATGCAAATTTTAAATGATTTGCTTTTTAGCTGTTTTTCGCCGGTTTTTAAGATTGACAGTCGATTGAATCCACACGCATAATCCGTGCGGCTGTCAGACAGAAGCCAGAAAAATGGTTCGATGCGACAGGCTACAACTACAGGTGGCATAAGAAGAGGGGAAGCCCTACAAGCTGCTGGGTCGTTTAATCAAAGGAGATCTCCCACGTGGACATTTTTTTCCAACAGATCCTCAATGGTCTGGTACTTGGTAGTATCTATGCGCTGATTGCGCTGGGTTACACCATGGTGTACGGGATCATGGGCCTCATCAACTTTGCCCATGGCGAAGTCGTGATGTTTGGTGCCATGGTGACCATTTCGGTGGTATCCGCTCTGACCAACGCAGGTGTCAACCTGCCTGGCTGGGCTATTGTACTGATTGGCATGCTGGTGGCCATTCCGGCCTGCATGCTGCTGGGCTTCGTCATCGAGCGGGTGGCTTACCGTCCGCTGCGTGGCGCTCAGCGCCTGGCACCGCTGATTACCGCGATTGGCTTGTCCATCGTGTTGCAGCAGGTGGCCATCCTGATCTGGGGCCGTAACTACATCCCCTTCCCGCAAGTGCTGAACCATGACACCGTGGAAATCTTCGGAGCCACCATTACCAAGCTGCAGATCATCATCGTGGTGATGTGCCTGGCTATCATGACTGGCCTGTTGGTGATGGTTGAGAAGACCAAGCTGGGTCGCGCCATGCGTGCCACCAGCCAGAACCCGGCCGTGGCCGGCCTGATGGGTGTCAATGTCAACACCATCATCTCCGCTACCTTCGTCCTGGGCTCCGCCCTGGGGGCGGTGGCTGGCGTGATGGTTGCCACCAACTACGACCAGGCTCACTACTATATGGGCTTCATGATCGGCCTGAAGGCGTTTACCGCCGCAGTGCTGGGTGGTATCGGCAATCTGGGCGGTGCAGTGGCCGGCGGTATCCTGCTGGGCATCATCGAAAGCCTGGGTGCCGGTTATATCGGTCAACTGACCGGTGGCTTCCTGGGTTCCAACTATCAGGACATCTTCGCCTTCATGGTGCTGATCCTGGTGCTGATTTTCCGTCCGTCCGGCCTGCTGGGCGAAAAAATGGCTGACCGTGCCTGATCTGGGGGAGAAATAACATGAGCAAGGCACTCGATTCCAAAAAACTCGGGCTGTTTATCGCCTGCGGCATTGCCCTGTGCGTACTGCCCTTCGTGGTAGGCGGTGCCCTGGGTAATTCCTGGGTACGTATCGTCGACTTCGCGTTGCTGTACGTGATGCTGGCACTGGGCCTGAACATCGTAGTGGGCTTTGCCGGCCTGCTCGACCTGGGTTTCATCGCCTTCTATGCCGTGGGCGCTTATACCTACGCGCTGCTGGGTTCGCCGCACTTCGGCATCCATTGGCCCTTCTATGTCACCATCCCGCTGGGTGCGCTGTTTGCCGCCTTCTTCGGGGTTCTGCTCGGTACTCCGGTACTGCGCCTGAAAGGTGACTATCTGGCCATCGTGACGCTGGGTTTCGGTGAAATCATCCGTATCTTCATGAACAACCTGAACGCGCCGATCAACATCACCAACGGCCCGCAAGGGGTGAACCTGATCGATCCGATCCGCGTGGCCGGTGTGGACCTGGGTACGCCGCTCAACCTGTTCGGCCTGACGTTGCCGCCGGTCTACCTGTATTACTACCTCTTCCTGGTGCTGACCGTGGTGGTGGTGATCATGGCTTCCCGCCTGCAGCACTCCCGTATCGGTCGTGCCTGGGTGGCACTGCGTGAAGACCAGATTGCCGCGTCGGCCATGGGTATCAACATCCGCAACATCAAGCTGCTGGCCTTTGCCCTGGGTGCACTGTCCGGTGGTGTGGCCGGTGGCCTGTTCTCTGCCTTCCAGGGCTTTGTTTCGCCGGAATCCTTCAGCTTGCTGGAATCCATCATGATCCTGGCCATGATCGTTCTGGGTGGCATGGGCAATATCGCCGGTGTGATCCTGGGTGCTGTCGTGCTGACCATTGCGCCGGAAATCCTGCGTGACGTGATTGGCCCGCTGCAGATGAAGACCATGGGTCGCATGCTGATCGACCCGGAAAACGCCCGCATGCTGCTGTTTGGCATTGCCATGGTGGCGATGATGCTGGTCCGTCCGGAGGGCATGCTGCCGTCCAAGCGCCGCAAGGCTGAATTCAAGGACGCCAAAGAAGCGGCTGCGCAGAAAGGTTAAGTCATGGCTGAAGTACTGCTGAAAATCGAAGGCATCAACAAGCGTTTTGGCGGTCTGCACGCACTGAGCGAT
The sequence above is drawn from the Aquitalea denitrificans genome and encodes:
- the astD gene encoding succinylglutamate-semialdehyde dehydrogenase — encoded protein: MSTLFINGEWLAGTGAAMSKTNPATAQVIWQGQGADAAQVDAAVAHARQAFKAWARTGLDQRIAIARRFGELLTTNKDALATIIAKETGKPMWEALTEVTTMVNKVEISVKSYNERTGERAATMGDAQAVLRHKPHGVVAVFGPYNFPGHLPNGHIVPALLAGNCVLFKPSELTPWTAQETVRLWAEAGLPTGVIALLQGARETGIALAGHKGIDGLFFTGSSATGELLHRNFGGQPDKIVALEMGGNNPLIVEDVADIDAAVHHIVQSAFVSAGQRCTCARRLLLPQGAWGDALLARLVEVTAKLKVGQYDEQPAPFMGAVISNAAAEALLKAQAWLLDNGGKSLLEMRRLTPDAAILSPGIIDSTAVDRPDEEFFGPLLQVIRYADFDEAIAIANDTRFGLAGGVLSDSRALYERYLLESRAGVVNWNKPLTGASSAAPFGGIGASGNHRPSAYYAADYCAYPVASLECDSLTVPAQLSPGITL
- the astB gene encoding N-succinylarginine dihydrolase yields the protein MNAYEVNFDGLVGPTHNYSGLSFGNVASTSNTKAVSNPRLAAKQGLAKMKALHDLGFKQGVLAPHERPDVASLRRLGFSGTDGEVVARAAKEAPAILAAASSASCMWTANAATVSPSGDTADKRVHFTPANLNNKFHRSIEHPTTRRLLQAMFADEQHFMVHEALPAQMHFGDEGAANHTRFCAEYDGAGVEFFVFGAAAFDGRYPAPQRFPARQTLEACQAVARLHGLSESGVVYAQQDPATIDAGVFHNDVISVGNRNVLFHHEKSFLEQGRVLDELSRKLAAAGGTFIPVEVPDAEVSVAEAVKSYLFNSQLLSKPDGSMIIVVPEECRNVERVWSYLQKMSSSGGPINEIRVFDLKQSMQNGGGPACLRLRVAMSASEIAAVNQGVLMSDDLFATLNAWVERHYRDRLSADDLADPLLLDECRTALDELTRIMRLGAVYPFQLS
- a CDS encoding branched-chain amino acid ABC transporter permease; protein product: MDIFFQQILNGLVLGSIYALIALGYTMVYGIMGLINFAHGEVVMFGAMVTISVVSALTNAGVNLPGWAIVLIGMLVAIPACMLLGFVIERVAYRPLRGAQRLAPLITAIGLSIVLQQVAILIWGRNYIPFPQVLNHDTVEIFGATITKLQIIIVVMCLAIMTGLLVMVEKTKLGRAMRATSQNPAVAGLMGVNVNTIISATFVLGSALGAVAGVMVATNYDQAHYYMGFMIGLKAFTAAVLGGIGNLGGAVAGGILLGIIESLGAGYIGQLTGGFLGSNYQDIFAFMVLILVLIFRPSGLLGEKMADRA
- a CDS encoding ABC transporter permease subunit is translated as MSKALDSKKLGLFIACGIALCVLPFVVGGALGNSWVRIVDFALLYVMLALGLNIVVGFAGLLDLGFIAFYAVGAYTYALLGSPHFGIHWPFYVTIPLGALFAAFFGVLLGTPVLRLKGDYLAIVTLGFGEIIRIFMNNLNAPINITNGPQGVNLIDPIRVAGVDLGTPLNLFGLTLPPVYLYYYLFLVLTVVVVIMASRLQHSRIGRAWVALREDQIAASAMGINIRNIKLLAFALGALSGGVAGGLFSAFQGFVSPESFSLLESIMILAMIVLGGMGNIAGVILGAVVLTIAPEILRDVIGPLQMKTMGRMLIDPENARMLLFGIAMVAMMLVRPEGMLPSKRRKAEFKDAKEAAAQKG